The Catenulispora sp. MAP5-51 DNA window GGACCGGCGCGTCCAGGCCCGCGAACGGCTCGTCGAGCAGCAGCAGCCGGGGCTCGCGGGCCAGCGCCCGCGCCAGGCCGACCCGGCGCGCCTGACCGCCGGACAGCTGGTCGGGGTAGCGGTCGGCGAGCTCGGTCAGCTTGAGCCGGTCCAGCCAGAACGCGGCCAGCGCCGGATCGGCGCCGACGCCGAAGGTGACCTGCTCCCAGACCCGCAGATGCGGCAGCAGCGTCGGATGCTGCGGAAGGTAGCCGATACCGCGCCGTTCGGCGGGCAGCGCGGCCAGGTCCCGGCCGCCTAGGGAGATGCAGTTGTGCGCGTCGTGCGCCGGCAGCACCCCGGCGAGCAGGCGCAGGGTCGCGGACTTGCCGGAGCCGGAGGCGCCGAGGATCGCCAGGTTCCGGCCCGCGCCGCGGTGCGCGACCGCCAGCCGGAAGCCGCCGAGCCGGGCGGTCATGTCGAAGTCCAGGACAGGCCCCTGCGACAGGGCCGGGGGCCGGGGCTCGGGGAGCCGGACCGGCCGGCGGCGATGGGCCCGCCGAGCCGGACCGCGGTCGGCGATCAGCAGGACGACCAGGGCCGCGCCGAGAGTCACCAGGACCGGGATGGTCGTCGCGGCCAGCCCGGTGCTGCTGAACTGCACGTAGGTGAAGACCGGCAGGGTGTAGGGGTGGTAGGCCAGCACGATGGTCGCGCCGAACTCCCCGAAGGCCCGCAACCACGCCAGCAGCATCCCCGCCCGGATGCCGCGGGCGGCGATCGGCAGCGCGACCCGCAGGGTCTGGGACAGCGCGCCGTGGCCGAGCGTCGCCGCGACGTCCAGCTGGGCCGGGTCCACCGCGGCGAAGGCGGAGCGCGCCGAGACGACCAGGAACGGCGCCGCGACGAAGCACTGCGCCAGCACGACTCCCGTGGCGCTGTCGGTGAGCCCGCCGTTGAAGAACTGGCCGATGGCCGTGTACGGCCCGACCAGGTAGATCAGCAGGATGCCGCTCATCAGCGGCGGCAGCGCGAGCGGCAGCTGGACCGCGACGCCGAGCACGCCGGCGGTCCGGCTCGTCGAGCGGGCCAGCAGGTAGCCGAGCGGGACGCCGAGGAAGGTGACGACGGCGGTGCTGATGGACGCGGTGATCAGCGACGTGCGCAGCGCGTCCCCGACGCCCGGCGCCGAGGTGGCCGCCGCGCCCTGGCCCGGGACCCGGACCAGGAAGGCGACCAGCGGGACGAGCAGGTAGGCGACGAGCAGCGCGGCCAGCCACGGCAGCGGGGTGCGCAGCATCCGCAACCCTGGGTTCCCCGTGGCCGGCCGCACTGTGTCAGTACTCAGATCCAGCGTCAGCCGGCGTTGAGCACGGTCTTCAGCTGGGCCGGCACGGATCCGGCGTCGCCGGTGACCTTGACCGGCTGGAGCTGCAGACCGTGCTTGGTCATGAAGGCCTTGCCCGCGTCGCTCAACAGGTACTGGACGAAGGCGATGCCGGAGTCGGCGTCCGGGGCCTTGTTCAGGACGCTGACGGTGTAGGTGGCCTGCAGCTTGATGTCCCCGAGCTCGACCGTCGGGATGTTCAGCTCCGCGGCCTCGCTGGAGTAGAAGAACCCGGCGTCCAGCTGCCCGGACTGGAGCCGGCCGACCAGCTGCTCCTCGGGGAACACCTGCACCGCCGAGGCGGGGATGTTGTCCTTGGTCAGCGCCTGGGCCGCGAGCTTGCCCTTGGGGTCCAGCTTCGGGTCGGTCGAGCCCATCTTGAACCCGGCCTCGGTGATCACCTGGTTCCAGGGCTTGGACTTGATGTCCGCGGCGAACTTGCTGTTCGGGTTGTAGGCGATGACCAGCGGGGCCGTGCCGAAGGTGGCGTACCAGGACTCCCAGCCGCCGTTCGCGTCGCCGGTCAGGCCGGTGTTGGCGTCGGTGGAGGCACTGATGAAGACGTCGGCCTGCTTGACCTTGCCCTTGATCTCGGTGACCAGCTGGGTGGAGCCAGCCGCGTCGCCCTGGAAGTCGCCGCCGGTGGCCTTGTCGTAGGCCGGGCCCAGGTCGTGCTCCATCAGGTTCGCCAGCGAGGCCGCGTAGGCGACCTTGACCGGGCCGGACGCGGTGATCGCCGACGACGACCCGGAGGTCGCCCCGGAGGTCGAGGCCGCGGGTGAAGTCGTTCCGGGGCTTGCCTTCGGCGAGCTCTTGGAACTGCTGCACCCGGCCAGCAGAAGGCCGGTGGCCACGACCACGGCCGCTGTCTTCTTCACGAACGCCCCCTCGAATTCTGCACGTCTTGCACGATCTGCCCGGTCTGCACGGTCTGGTGCTCTGGTTCCACAACAGCCTCGGCCTCGTCGGTCTTCGGCTTGCCCGGATGCGGAGCCCGAACGGCGGCGCGTTCCACGACCACCGTCGTGGACTTGATCACCGCGACCGCCGTGGCGCCGACCCGCAGGTCCAGCTCGTCCACGGCCTCCCGGCTCATCAGCGACACCACCCGGAACGGCCCGGCCTGGATGTCCACCTGCGCCATCACCGCGTCCTTGGTGACCGCGGTGATGATGCCGCGCAGGCGGTTGCGGGCCGAGGACACCTCCGAGCGCTCGTCGGCGGCGGCCGCCAGCGACGAGGCGAAGGCGGCGAGCTCGGGTCCCGGGATCACCCGGTGCCCGTTCTCGTCCCGCCGCGCGCTCAGCCGTCCGGCGTCGGCCCAGCGGCGCACGGTGTCGGCGCTGACCCCCAGCAGTTCGGCGGCCTCACCCATCCGGTACACGTCCACGCGGTGAGCTTACAGCGCAGACGCCAGGGCAACAGGCCGTGAGACCTTGCATATTCATAACGGATGGCGCACATCGTCTGGCAGGTGCCGTGACACCCCTTGCTTCCGCGCGCGCCCGCCCTAGGGTGGATCGTGGGCTGCGCCCGCCTTCGGACGCGGCCCGCGCGAGGGAGGATCCCATGCTCGGTGAGCAGGCCGGCGCCGTCCGGCCGGTCGAGGGCGGGCTCGTTCGGCTCGGCGGCGAGGTGCGCACGCCGCGGGTCCTGAGCGCGGCCGACCTGTGGTCGCTGCGGCGTCACGAGTGCGAGGTGGAGTTCAGCTGCCGCAAGAGCGGGCCGCGCCGGCACCGCTTCGCCGGGCCGCTGCTGCTGGACGTGGCACATCTCGCCGAGCCGGCCTTCGTCCGCGGCGAGCGCAAGGACCGGCTGCGGTTCCTGCTCTCGATCCGCGCCCGCGACGGGCACCGGGTCGTGCTGTCGTGGGCCGAGATCGACCCGGAGTTCGCGAACATCCCGGTCCTGCTCGGGCTCACACGGGACGGGAATCCCTTGGACTCGGAGGGTCCGCAGCTGGTCGTGCCCGGCGACGTGTGCGGGGCGCGGCACATCAGCGGGGTCGCGGACGTGCGGATCCGCAGCGATTCGGGGGACTGAGCCCTCAGCGACTCATAACAGCCCTCAGCGAAGGTAGGCGGGCTCCGGGGTGGGAAGCGGATCGGGATTGGCGATCACCCACGTCACGGCCAGCTCGCTGAGCCGCTGGGTGTGCTCCTCGGGGCTGTTGCGGCGGTAGCCCGCGGCGAGCGTCTTCGCCTCGGCGAGCTGCGCTTCGGGCAGCGGGACACCGGAGGCGAGCAGGCCGGGAAGGGCGCGGACCATCGCCCGGAAGTCGTGGTCCCAGTTGATGCCGCCGTTGCCGAGGACCTCGTGGGCCAGCCGGCCGGTGATGCGTATGGCTTCGCCCTGGGCAGTGGCGGCCGGGCCCTTGCTGGGGACGAGGAAGTCCCAGAGCTCCTGGTGCCGGTCGTCCCACGCGGTGGCGGTCACGGTGATCGGCGAGGTGCCGTCGTGGGTGCGTCGCGCCTCGACCGGGGTGACGCCGAAGAGTCCGTACAGGCGCTCCAGCCCGGCCTCGGTCTGCGGAAGGTAGTCCGGGTTGAAGCCCGCGCGGTGGAACTCGAACTTCTTGCCGATCGCCTCGACGCGCTCGCGCATCTGGTTGGTGACGGGGGTGCCGGCGTCGAGCAATGCCTCGGCGACATCAGCCATCTCCTGCAGCCGGATGTTGGTGCAGCGCGCGAGGCCGGCCGCGAGCGCGTTCTGCCGCCCGACGACGGCCAGCGGATCCGCGCCGCGCTCGAGCAGGAGGCGCACGGTCGACGGCTTGGCGCCTTCGGCGGCCGCGTGCAGGGCGGGCTGGTCCGGCGCCTGGATGTCGGCGCCGGCGTCCAGCAGAGCGCTGACGAGGTCGTCGCAGCCGGCGCGCGCGTGCTGCCACAGCGGGGTGCGGTGGTAGGTGTCGGCGGCCTCGATGTCGGCCCCCTCGGCGACCAGCCACGCCACCAGTTCCGGCGGGATGCCGTGCACGCCGAGCGCGGTCGGCCCGTAGGCGCCCTGGCGGGCGTCGAGCTCGGTGGTCGCGAAGACCGCCTTCATCGCTTCCAGATCGCCGGAGCCGAGCGCGGTGTCGAACTCCTTCGGCAGCCGCTTCTTCTTCCTCGCCATGCCGGCAAGCATAGGGAGGGCTTCGGACATCAAGCTCGCGATTCCCCCGCCGAAACTGTCCTGACCGGCGACTACGCTCTCCGGCCATGGGTGTGTTACACGACTACTTCCGAGCGCCCGACGCGCCGACGGCCATCGCCTGGGCCGTGGCCTCCGACACCGGGCTCGATGAGCACGGTGCCGACTGGTTCGACGCCAAGGGGCTCGACGTGCACATCGTGGTCGGGCAGTTGGTGTCGTTCGCCGAGGGCGTGCCGTTCCGCGTCGAGCGCGGGGAGGGGCCGCGGTTGGTGTGGCCGGACCAGGAGGCGTGGCCCTACGGGGAGGTGCGCCCCGGCGAGGAGTCGCCGTGGGATGCCGGGCTGCTGCTGGAGGTGATGCCGGAGGCGTGGGTGGCGACGCTGGCCTCGGTGAGCGACGACCACCTGCCGATGCTGGCCGCGCAGTGGATGGAGATTCCCGAGGTCGCGTTCGACGACTTCGCCGACGCGAGGAGTGCCGTCGAGCAGTTCCGGGCGCTGGCGCGCCGCACGCAGGGGCACGGGCACGGGGTGTTCGTCCGGACCATCATCTAGCCCGTCCAGCCCATCCAGCCGCAGCTAGCCGATCCGGTCCGGGTCCCACGGCCACTGTCCGTCCCCGCCGGCCTCGATGAACGGGATCAGCCGGAACGCGGCGTCGCTGAGGCCGCCGAAGGTGTGGCGCCGAGGGCCGGGCGCGGCGTGCCCGAACGCGTAGCCGGCCAGGTTCCAGGTGTACACCGGAACGTCGTCCGGGACCGGGGCGAACACCTGGCGCGCCGAGAGGAAGGCCTGCTCGTCAGTGATGACGACGACGCGGTCGTGCCCTCGGTAGTGCCGCTCGACGGCATCCGCCGTGTTGGTCCCGCCGCACTCGGTGAAGCGGCCCACGGTCTCCAGGACCGAGTCCTGCGCGGACAGCTCGATCCGGGTGCTGCGGGTGCCGAACTCGACGAGGTCCGCGGCTTCCGACCGCAGCGCCAGCGCGGTACCGAAGACGGCGGCGGCGTCGGCCCGGGTCAGTTCGGTCGCCCCCTCGGCGGCCCAGAACATCGAGCCGGAACGGTCTACCAGGACCAGCGTGCGCCCGGGCAGCGAAGGCACGCTGACCAGTGAATGCCCCAGTGCCGTCTCCAGCGCGCCGCCCCAGCGAGCCCGGTCGGCATGCCGGTACGCGGCCAGGAACCGGAACGGGAACTGCCGCGAGCGGGCCACCTCGTCGCGGTCGGAGAGCCGCCGCACCACCTCGGCCGTCGCCGCCTCGCCGATCCCGGCCTCGTCGAAGTTGCGCAGGTTGCGGACCAGCGCCATCGCGCCCATCGACGGGATGATCGCCTCCCACGCCGCGGCGTCGAGCGGCCCCTGAAGCCACCCCGCCAGCGCCTCCCACGTCATCCCGGCCCTGGCCAGCACCTCGGCGGCGCCGGGAGCGGTCACCACCGCACGCCGCTCGGCCACCGGCACCGCCATCAGCGCGTGGTGCGCCACGAACAGCTCGGAGCCCGCCGGCG harbors:
- a CDS encoding ATP-binding cassette domain-containing protein; translated protein: MLRTPLPWLAALLVAYLLVPLVAFLVRVPGQGAAATSAPGVGDALRTSLITASISTAVVTFLGVPLGYLLARSTSRTAGVLGVAVQLPLALPPLMSGILLIYLVGPYTAIGQFFNGGLTDSATGVVLAQCFVAAPFLVVSARSAFAAVDPAQLDVAATLGHGALSQTLRVALPIAARGIRAGMLLAWLRAFGEFGATIVLAYHPYTLPVFTYVQFSSTGLAATTIPVLVTLGAALVVLLIADRGPARRAHRRRPVRLPEPRPPALSQGPVLDFDMTARLGGFRLAVAHRGAGRNLAILGASGSGKSATLRLLAGVLPAHDAHNCISLGGRDLAALPAERRGIGYLPQHPTLLPHLRVWEQVTFGVGADPALAAFWLDRLKLTELADRYPDQLSGGQARRVGLARALAREPRLLLLDEPFAGLDAPVRDELRRLLRTVLRETALTSVLVTHDPDDAALLSQDTLLFADGAVLQDGSTRAVLAQPAGPAAARLLGVRNIARGHVDADGILESGPYRIPLPASALATPAWQNAAPPPADVAWCVQPHDVRLVAAGGVTAIVDDVAHLGPIAELILRLEDGGEELTVTVPAGQEPEPGARCRVDVPSHAVIVWPAP
- a CDS encoding substrate-binding domain-containing protein, translated to MKKTAAVVVATGLLLAGCSSSKSSPKASPGTTSPAASTSGATSGSSSAITASGPVKVAYAASLANLMEHDLGPAYDKATGGDFQGDAAGSTQLVTEIKGKVKQADVFISASTDANTGLTGDANGGWESWYATFGTAPLVIAYNPNSKFAADIKSKPWNQVITEAGFKMGSTDPKLDPKGKLAAQALTKDNIPASAVQVFPEEQLVGRLQSGQLDAGFFYSSEAAELNIPTVELGDIKLQATYTVSVLNKAPDADSGIAFVQYLLSDAGKAFMTKHGLQLQPVKVTGDAGSVPAQLKTVLNAG
- a CDS encoding ankyrin repeat domain-containing protein; translated protein: MARKKKRLPKEFDTALGSGDLEAMKAVFATTELDARQGAYGPTALGVHGIPPELVAWLVAEGADIEAADTYHRTPLWQHARAGCDDLVSALLDAGADIQAPDQPALHAAAEGAKPSTVRLLLERGADPLAVVGRQNALAAGLARCTNIRLQEMADVAEALLDAGTPVTNQMRERVEAIGKKFEFHRAGFNPDYLPQTEAGLERLYGLFGVTPVEARRTHDGTSPITVTATAWDDRHQELWDFLVPSKGPAATAQGEAIRITGRLAHEVLGNGGINWDHDFRAMVRALPGLLASGVPLPEAQLAEAKTLAAGYRRNSPEEHTQRLSELAVTWVIANPDPLPTPEPAYLR
- a CDS encoding TROVE domain-containing protein: MVRPTWEAEKIRRDLLCMRPHSGGAAYLRDPKTELFLLAAANMAGQPTFYEQAEARERRFLRLVREQALTDPEWTVGLLRWLRATGNMRTTSLVGAAEFVHARQQKGLHGYSRQAVSAVLQRADEPGEFLQYWTSRFGRQLPMPLKRGVADAVRRLYTGRALLKYDTPSGSTSFRFGDVLELTHPAPDPERPWQADVFRYALDRRHHTKRAVPPAGSELFVAHHALMAVPVAERRAVVTAPGAAEVLARAGMTWEALAGWLQGPLDAAAWEAIIPSMGAMALVRNLRNFDEAGIGEAATAEVVRRLSDRDEVARSRQFPFRFLAAYRHADRARWGGALETALGHSLVSVPSLPGRTLVLVDRSGSMFWAAEGATELTRADAAAVFGTALALRSEAADLVEFGTRSTRIELSAQDSVLETVGRFTECGGTNTADAVERHYRGHDRVVVITDEQAFLSARQVFAPVPDDVPVYTWNLAGYAFGHAAPGPRRHTFGGLSDAAFRLIPFIEAGGDGQWPWDPDRIG